The genomic region TGAGGAACTCGTCGGCGCGAAGCTGGTCGGGATACTCGACGCGAAAGTCGGGATAGCGCGGGTCGAAGTGGTCGCGCAATTCGGGCTTGGTGGCGAGGTCAGCGGCGATCATGGGAACTGGCCAGGGATAGGGGCTGCGGCCGCCGCGAGGATCGCCAATGTTAGGCGGCAGCGGCTCTCCTTTTTTGATCTCCTGGCGCGCGCAGGCTCCCGGGGGAAGAGGCGGCGTGCCGGCTTCTCCCGGGGGCGCGCCTTCGCCTTTGCCGTCGCACCATTGCGTGGAGACGAACTCGCCGTAGTGGCGGTAGGTCAGGCCATGGCGCGCGGCGTTGCCCCAGAGATAGCCGGAGGCGGGCTCGTTGACGTCGGGCAGGTTGCGCAGCAGCGGATACTCTTCCAGATTCTGACCTTCGAAATCGTAGGTGCGCTCTCGGCCGCGGTAGTCGAGGGGCCAGATGCGCTCGGTGTAGTCGCTGACGATGGCGGCGGTGGACCAGACGTGGCCGATGCCGGAGACTTCGCCGCTGTCGTAGAAATTGTCGAGCACGCCGAACTGGCGGGCGAGACGGTGGTGGTTGGGCGTGATGGACTCGCCGTACATGGTGAGCGAGCGGTCGCCGTCGCCGACGTCGAGGTCGCCGAAAAGCTGGTCGTAGGTGCGGTTCTCTTTGATGACGTAGATGACGTGCTTGATCGGGTTACGGCCGGACTTGAACGGCAACGAGTCGGCGCGGCCGTTCATCAGGTTGCTTTCTTCGGCCGCTCGGGTGAGCGCGGCAAGATTTTTTTCGGCGTCGCCGATGTTCACGCGCGCAATGGAGCCGTGGAGCAGCGCGGCGATGTAGGTGCGATGGTTCCAGGCGGGATGGTCGATGGTGGCGGAGTTGGGGCCGGTGCCCTGCGATTTTCCGCTAACGATCAGAAGATCGTCGCCGCGCACGGCGAGCGCGGTGGGCAGCCATTCGGTGGGAATGAAACCGAGTTGCCAGTTGCGAGTTGCCAGTTGCGAGGGGGACTTGGAAATGTCGTGGACGTCGAACATGGCGACGGAGTCGCTGCCGGCGTTAGCGACAAAGAGGTGGCGCCCGTCGGCGGTCTGGGCGAGCGCGTCGGGAACGGCGCCGAAATACTCCTCGTGCAGGCCCGTGGAGAGAAACGCGGGCGGTGCGGGGTCGTCGGTAGAAACCACCGCGACTTCATCTGCGTTGGCGAGCGCGACGTAAAGCAGGCGCTCGTCGGGGGTGAGAAGAAGCGCGGTGGGATGCGAGCCCGGCTGCGTCGGGGATGGAGGTTGGCGCAGCGGAATGCGGCGCGCGACAGTTCCCTTCTCCAGGTCGAGTTCGGCGACAGCCGAGGCGTTCCACAGCGAAACCCAGGCGCGGGTACCGGCGCGATTGGCGACGACGGCGTAGGGATACGCGCCGGGAATGTGCGGGCCGCTGCTGAGGTCAAAGGTGCGGATGATCTTCCCGGATGCGGCGTCGAGTTGGAGAACGGTGTCGGACAGATTGCAGGCGACCAACAGTTGTTCCCCTGCGGTCGAAGGCAGCACGGCAATGCCGGCGGGAAAAGACACGGCGGTGCCCGGCGGCGCAGCTTTCATCGCCAGCGCGCGCTGCTTGCCGACGGCGAGCGGCTGCGGCGGGATTGGAATAAAACGCTGGGGCGTGAGGCGGCCGTGGTCGAAACGGTACACGGCGATGCCGTTGCCAGTGCTGCCGGGCCGCTTGGCCTGTGGGTCGGTGAGCGAACCGAAGGAGGCGTAGAGATGCGCGCCGTCGCCGCTGAAGGCGAGGCCGAGAAAGTAGGTCTGGCGGGCTTTCTCCGGGAGGCGGGAATCGGGAAAGAAGGAAACTTTGTTGCTTTCAAGATCGAGCACCGCGATGCCCTGGTGCATGTGGTTCGGCCAGGCGCCAAATCCGGCGTCGAGAATGGCGAGATAGCGACTGTCGGGGCTGAGCGCGAGGGCGGCGGGCAGGCTGCCGACGCCGGTTTGCGGACTGCCGGGCACGGGCGTCAGCAGAACTTTGCCACTGGGAAGGTTGATGGGCGTCTTGGATTGAGCGAATGCCAACGAGCAGAGAAAGAGGACGAGAGCGAGGCGGACTTTCATGGTGTGAGATGCGGAAGAGGATAGCAGAGAAAGAGCTTCGGTTTCAGTTGTGAGTTGCCGCGAGCAAGGCGCCGGCCCTCCAACCATGCTTTCTTCTGCACACGCCAGGGCGAGAGTGCCACAACAGCTCTAGCGTGGGCGCTGAGCCTGCATCTGGTCGAGAATGCGGAGGCTTTGGCGCACCCAATCCAGCCTCGGGTCGAGTTGAAGCGCACGCTCGAATTCCGCCCGACTCTCCGTCAACATTCCGGCGCGTCCCAGGGCTACCCCGAAGTTGGCATGGAACATGGCATTGTCCGGGGCCAAGTCGAGAGCGTGGCGAAAGAAACCGAGGGCCTGCTCGGGGTGCCCTTGCTCGACCCAGGCGCGGCCCAGGTTGTTGTAGCCGTCGGGGTAATCGGGAGCAATGCTGACCACCTGCGAGAAGTATCGGATCGCATCGCCCGGCTGGTTGCGGGACAGCGCAATCAATCCGAGACCATTCGTAACAATTGCATCATTGGGATACAAGTCGTGCGCCTCGCGGAATGTTTTCTCGGCCTCGTCCAAGCGTCCGAGGGCCAGCAACGCCACTCCGCGCGACACATGAGCGTCGCCGTTGGAGGGATCAACCGCCAGCGCTTGTTCCACGAGCTGCAATGATTGCCCGGGTTCACCGCGCGAATAGGCAACACCCGCCAAGCCCACCAGAGCATGCGCCATCTCCTCGCGGTTCGGCGGCGCCTCAGCGGCAGCCGCATCGTACCCGAGGTGGTACTGATGCTCGGCAGCGTCCAAGTCGTTCTTCTGATCGCGCAGAACGCGGCCCAGCCCATTGTGGATGACAGCCGAACTCGGCGAGACCTGCACCGTAGCGGAAAGCAAGCTGAAATCCGATTCCCAGTCAGAGGCTCGCGCTCGAACCTCAATAGTACCTCCCGCCACGATCGCGACGATGGCAACGACGGCCGCAATGCGAGCCACGCGCACAGGCAGATGGGCAAGTCCTTCGGCCGCAAGCCACGCCACCAGCAAACAAAACCCCAGCGAGGGAATGTACAAGTAGCGCTCCGTGAAGACGTTCGCACCCACGCCTCGGAGATTGAGCGCGGGAAGCAAGGTGACAAATACCCAGGCTGCCGCGAAGCTCGGAAGCGGCCATCGGGACATACCACGGAGAATCAGCCCCCCTGCCGCGACAACGAAGAGCAGCGACAGAACAACGCTTGCGCTCCAAAGACTCCGGGCGGGCGTGAACACGTAGTAGGCATTCAGGGGGAAGGGCCAAAGGAGCTTCAGCCAGTACTCCGCGACAAGTCGAACAGCGGTCAGGCCGAATTGCAGCGGAGTCAGGATCCAGCCTTGCTGAGCCTTGGCGAGGTAGCCGAGCACCGCGAAACGGACAACCGCGTAAGCCGCCGTCATGGCAAAGAATGGCGCCGCGCGTATCAGGGCCGCGCGGACTCGGGCCTTGATTGAGGCTGCGGCAGTAGCCGTCATGATGGCATGGGCAGCCACGAGGAACGGTAAAGAGAGCGCCATTTCCTTCCACAGGAGCGCCACGAAGTACGCGAATACCGCGGCTCCGATGAACCAGATATGACGCCGCGACGACCGAGGCGGCAATTCACGAGCAGATTTTCTCCTGCGGCGAGGGTTCGCTATCGGTTGGGCCGGTTCCCGCCATGCCAGCAGGTAAAGACAGAACGCCAGAAAATAGAAGAGAGAGCAGCCAAGCTCGCTGAGAGCTGAATTCCACAAGACTGCCTCACTGTGGATGGGGTGGGCGGCAAAGATCATTGCCGCAGCCAAGGACAAGCCACGACGGCGACATAGAAGGCAAATCAGCGCGCAGGCCGCCCAGCCAGCCAGAATGTTGC from Terriglobia bacterium harbors:
- a CDS encoding phosphoesterase: MKVRLALVLFLCSLAFAQSKTPINLPSGKVLLTPVPGSPQTGVGSLPAALALSPDSRYLAILDAGFGAWPNHMHQGIAVLDLESNKVSFFPDSRLPEKARQTYFLGLAFSGDGAHLYASFGSLTDPQAKRPGSTGNGIAVYRFDHGRLTPQRFIPIPPQPLAVGKQRALAMKAAPPGTAVSFPAGIAVLPSTAGEQLLVACNLSDTVLQLDAASGKIIRTFDLSSGPHIPGAYPYAVVANRAGTRAWVSLWNASAVAELDLEKGTVARRIPLRQPPSPTQPGSHPTALLLTPDERLLYVALANADEVAVVSTDDPAPPAFLSTGLHEEYFGAVPDALAQTADGRHLFVANAGSDSVAMFDVHDISKSPSQLATRNWQLGFIPTEWLPTALAVRGDDLLIVSGKSQGTGPNSATIDHPAWNHRTYIAALLHGSIARVNIGDAEKNLAALTRAAEESNLMNGRADSLPFKSGRNPIKHVIYVIKENRTYDQLFGDLDVGDGDRSLTMYGESITPNHHRLARQFGVLDNFYDSGEVSGIGHVWSTAAIVSDYTERIWPLDYRGRERTYDFEGQNLEEYPLLRNLPDVNEPASGYLWGNAARHGLTYRHYGEFVSTQWCDGKGEGAPPGEAGTPPLPPGACARQEIKKGEPLPPNIGDPRGGRSPYPWPVPMIAADLATKPELRDHFDPRYPDFRVEYPDQLRADEFLSEFSQFVGDRQAGKDTLPNLVVLRLPQDHTAAKKPGLCRPAACVADNDLALGRVVEAVSHSSYWDDTAILVLEDDAQDGADHVDAHRSIALVISKYAPKTPRKNVVKIGKQDRFGGLIQNPFEIFLDHRFYTTVSMIHTLEVLLGLPPMNNNDAHAPIMAPLFSGDGSQPPFTADYRNRDNGLIYEANPPSGPGAAASLKMDLFHADAADSATLNRILWRDAKGNRPMPAPKHTVFPDRPRPAKDDD
- a CDS encoding tetratricopeptide repeat protein — its product is MLSFRDILVAMVLIAIVGAVAYAGSSHNGFVWDDNFQILRNPYLHPDHAWHNLFTSDVWAYLHPGRSGLSNYYRPLPMLAYRWLGGADPSPETFRWASIACNILAGWAACALICLLCRRRGLSLAAAMIFAAHPIHSEAVLWNSALSELGCSLFYFLAFCLYLLAWREPAQPIANPRRRRKSARELPPRSSRRHIWFIGAAVFAYFVALLWKEMALSLPFLVAAHAIMTATAAASIKARVRAALIRAAPFFAMTAAYAVVRFAVLGYLAKAQQGWILTPLQFGLTAVRLVAEYWLKLLWPFPLNAYYVFTPARSLWSASVVLSLLFVVAAGGLILRGMSRWPLPSFAAAWVFVTLLPALNLRGVGANVFTERYLYIPSLGFCLLVAWLAAEGLAHLPVRVARIAAVVAIVAIVAGGTIEVRARASDWESDFSLLSATVQVSPSSAVIHNGLGRVLRDQKNDLDAAEHQYHLGYDAAAAEAPPNREEMAHALVGLAGVAYSRGEPGQSLQLVEQALAVDPSNGDAHVSRGVALLALGRLDEAEKTFREAHDLYPNDAIVTNGLGLIALSRNQPGDAIRYFSQVVSIAPDYPDGYNNLGRAWVEQGHPEQALGFFRHALDLAPDNAMFHANFGVALGRAGMLTESRAEFERALQLDPRLDWVRQSLRILDQMQAQRPR